GATAAAATTACAAAACCAGAACTAAAGTGGTAAGTTGTGAATCTTGTGATTATAGACCGATCATAGCATGTCACTTCAAACACTTATGAAGTCATAAACACAAAATGTCACTTCAAACAATTAAGTCATAAAGACTCTTATTGTTATACATTCCATGCAACAGTAAACAAGTATTCAAATTCTTAACCCATGGAGGCGCTTAAAATATTCCTCATGTTAGGATTCACCACACTATATCCTCCATCTACCAAAAGATTGAGCCCGCTTATATAATTTGCTTCATCGCTAGCCAAGTAAAGTGCAGCTCGCGCTACATCTTCTGCCTTGAGAATTTGTCCCTTTAGATTACCAACATGATTACTTAGCACGAATTCTGCTTTAGATACATCAGCTTCACTCCTCTCTCCAGATATACCAGTCCCCAAGACTGCAAATGGAGACACACAATTTACTCTTATACCATATTGGCCAAGCTCAGCTGCCAAGCCTTTAGCTACCCCCACAATTGCACACTTTGAGGCTGCATAAGCATGACTTGAAATTCCTGCTATTGCTGTGGCTGCACTAGAAGTAAATAGTATGCATCCTTTGCGCTGTGGTACCATAACCCTTGCGGCATGTTTGGCTCCTAGGAAAGAGCCAACCAAGTTCACGCTAATAACTCGCTCTAGATCTGACTTCTTTGTATCCAGAATTCTCCCAAATACGCTACCGCTGTCCATGATGCCTGCATTGTTATACATTATATCGAGTTGTCCATGTTTGGCAACGGTGGTGTCAATAAGATTGCAGATATCATCTTCATTTGTCACATCACAATGGACGTAGCTAACATTTTCCCCAAGCTTATCTGCAATTTTTTGGCCTAGGTTATCTTCTATATCAGCAACGACAACCTTGGCACCATGTTCATGGAAGAGGAACACAGTACTTGCTCCAATGCCGTTTGCCCCACCAGTTACAATTGCGACTTTGCCATCTAGCCTGATGTGTATTGCaattattcataaaaatttattaaaaaaatggaggAACTTGGTGCAATTCCCAAATGTGAAGTCAAATATACctaaaaatgtgtaaataatatGTATGTTGTAGATTACATATACATCCCTATTCGAAATCAAaactttcatgaaaaataagCATCCCATGCCACCGGGCAAAAATGCTTTTAATTCtgacaataaaatttataatgaattaaCCATtgttctaaaagtttaagtcATTTTCTCTTACTAAGTTGAATACAAAACGTTGGAACTTTTTTAGAACAACCTACTATATATGGGCAAATTATTTCCTTTAACCTACTAGGGGCGAATTATAAgaatatttatatgtatatattatttaaacaagttacgtaactcataaaaaaatatgagaCTAAAACTACACAAAGATAGTCTAttctatttttctcaaaaaaagaaaaaagaaaaaaaagatagtcTATTCTATCATTAAATAGTAGGTTGAAGGATTAGAAAATGTTCAATTCAATCATATATTCTAACATAAGTTATGTTTACATGAATAATGTATATATGCCATACATAAATAATAGTTGTGCACGTTATATTAGTTTATCCTAGTAAAAAtaacataaagagaaacaagaaaaactcaaaaaatggaTGAAAACTAAGCACATGCAAAAATCATTGTAAGAACTTTGTGAAGCACATAGTCACTAACCTTTTTGCCATTGCCAAATAGGGAGAAAGAGATGGAGATAGAGAGAGGATTATTTCTCAACCTTAAACAAGGCTTGTGCCACAATTAGCCTTTTGAATCTATCGACTTAAATTTATAGGACAAAATGCAAAGCCTATTATCTTGGGAAGTGGgtctttcttttattgtttcctacgtaacttttatttattttttttttgaaatatatgtttttgctgACTTTTCGCGCGTCGGTGTTTGTTAATCTAATAATCTATGGTCGCCTGACCTTTCAATGAATTTATCTTGACTTCATTGGCCAAAAggtgttttattattattattattattattttttaatatataatttttttaattttattatattttattattatttttaatccaCTGCATTATTAAGCTAcccgtattttttttttttaaaaagctaatTACTTTAATTTCGTTAATCTAATAATCTATGGTCGCCTGACCTCTCAACGATTTGTCTTGAtttcatgtgtgtgtgtgaggctacaaattaaaaagtcaGCTTAATTATTATTCagcttttttttgttattatttatgagtcccattatactttttggtattattcatggattccactgtactattttaactaatttttacctttatttatagtactttcagtaaaaaaattttagtttcagcaaaataagtagatCCCAAATAAACCATTGGCCAaaaggtttattttattttattttattattttttttaatccactgcaTTATTAAGCTACccgcatttttttttaataaaaaaatctaattactTTAATTTCgcttctaatatatatatatatatatatataactttaattTCTAAAGCTTTATACACACGCCGATGCAAGGACAATATTCGatgagagaagacaaaagggtTGGGGTTGAATTATACATGGTATAACTTTTATATTATACTatggataaagtttagttacaaaattgattgtcaCTTtaggttacaacttacaactttactcaatatctttttattagatgtatccaccattggattacattttcttcttatatcctctatacttgcaaaatttttagaaaattaaaaattaatagctaCGACATCAATAAATTGTTCAAATTGCAAGTTcttgtaatttataattatgcataaaatataagcgtATAGATCAtatggtaaataatatccgattgacata
The sequence above is drawn from the Quercus robur chromosome 7, dhQueRobu3.1, whole genome shotgun sequence genome and encodes:
- the LOC126690830 gene encoding (+)-borneol dehydrogenase 1-like translates to MAKRLDGKVAIVTGGANGIGASTVFLFHEHGAKVVVADIEDNLGQKIADKLGENVSYVHCDVTNEDDICNLIDTTVAKHGQLDIMYNNAGIMDSGSVFGRILDTKKSDLERVISVNLVGSFLGAKHAARVMVPQRKGCILFTSSAATAIAGISSHAYAASKCAIVGVAKGLAAELGQYGIRVNCVSPFAVLGTGISGERSEADVSKAEFVLSNHVGNLKGQILKAEDVARAALYLASDEANYISGLNLLVDGGYSVVNPNMRNILSASMG